The following nucleotide sequence is from Microaerobacter geothermalis.
CCTAACCCCCTGTCAGCATGCAGATTTAAGATTGGCGATCTTTTGCTAAACTTTGCTCTGCAATTTGAATGGCTCTTTTTACCATATTTCCAGCATCCCGGGTGGTTATTCCTCCCCACCCTTCTCTTTTTACGACATCATAAAAACCTAGGTCCTTAGCT
It contains:
- a CDS encoding small, acid-soluble spore protein, alpha/beta type, whose protein sequence is MARRRGIMTEEFKEELAKDLGFYDVVKREGWGGITTRDAGNMVKRAIQIAEQSLAKDRQS